A single region of the Eulemur rufifrons isolate Redbay chromosome 8, OSU_ERuf_1, whole genome shotgun sequence genome encodes:
- the LOC138389860 gene encoding LOW QUALITY PROTEIN: olfactory receptor 10J1-like (The sequence of the model RefSeq protein was modified relative to this genomic sequence to represent the inferred CDS: substituted 1 base at 1 genomic stop codon), whose translation MMRENYTLIIEFILQGFSSFHEHQIILLGVFFALYILTLAGNVIIVTIIRIDHHLPMPMYFFLSMLSTSETVYTLVILARMFSSLVGMSQSVSLAGYATQMFFFVTFGITNCFLLTAMGYDHYVAICNPLRYTLIMNKRVCVQLDLGACSIGLIVAITQVTSVFRLPFCATKVAHFCDIRPVVKLSCIDTTVNEILTLIISVLVLVVPMGLVFISYVLIISIILKIASAEGRKKAFATCASHLTVVIVHYGCASIAYLKPKSENTRDXDQLISVTYTVITLLLNPVVYTLRNKEVKDALFRAIGRKLS comes from the coding sequence ATGATGAGAGAGAACTACACTCTCATCATTGAGTTTATTTTGCAAGGTTTCTCCAGCTTCCATGAACACCAGATTATCCTTTTGGGGGTGTTCTTTGCACTATACATCTTAACCCTAGCAGGCAATGTAATCATTGTAACCATCATCCGAATTGATCACCATCTTCCCATGCCCATGTACTTCTTTCTGAGCATGCTGTCCACTTCAGAGACTGTGTATACACTGGTCATTCTTGCAAGGATGTTCTCCAGCCTCGTGGGCATGAGCCAGTCTGTATCATTGGCAGGTTATGCCACACAGATGTTCTTTTTTGTTACCTTTGGCATCACTAACTGCTTCCTGCTCACAGCAATGGGATATGACCACTATGTGGCTATCTGCAACCCCCTGAGATACACGCTTATTATGAACAAGAGGGTGTGTGTCCAGCTAGATTTGGGGGCCTGCAGCATTGGCCTGATTGTAGCAATAACACAGGTGACATCTGTATTCAGGTTACCTTTCTGTGCCACAAAGGTGGCCCACTTCTGTGATATCCGACCTGTGGTGAAGCTGTCCTGCATTGACACCACTGTCAATGAGATCCTGACTTTGATCATCAGTGTGCTGGTGCTTGTTGTACCTATGGGTCTGGTTTTCATCTCTTATGTTCTCATTATCTCTATAATCCTCAAGATTGCTTCAGCCGAGGGCCGGAAGAAGGCTTTTGCCACCTGTGCCTCCCACCTCACCGTGGTCATTGTCCATTATGGCTGTGCCTCCATCGCCTACCTCAAACCCAAGTCAGAGAACACCAGGGATTAGGACCAGCTGATCTCTGTGACCTACACTGTCATCACCCTCCTACTGAACCCTGTGGTGTACACCCTGAGGAACAAAGAGGTCAAGGATGCTCTGTTCAGGGCTATTGGCAGGAAACTTTCTTGA